A window of the Eleutherodactylus coqui strain aEleCoq1 chromosome 8, aEleCoq1.hap1, whole genome shotgun sequence genome harbors these coding sequences:
- the CARHSP1 gene encoding calcium-regulated heat-stable protein 1, with protein MSSDSTLPVTSTSSQLPVSPQSPESPKTLNLPGPRRIRDRSPSPMRHLIPSPLPTRRTRTYSATVRASEGPVYKGVCKSFCRSKGHGFVTPEDGGPDIFVHISDIEGEYVLVEGDEVTYKVCTIPPKHEKKQAVELMITHLAPGTKHETWSGHIITS; from the exons ATGTCATCTGACTCAACCTTGCCTGTTACCAGCACATCCAGCCAGTTGCCAGTATCTCCTCAATCTCCAGAGTCTCCAAAGACCCTTAATTTACCAGGGCCTCGACGAATAAGAGATCGCTCTCCATCTCCTATGAGACACCTTATACCCAGTCCACTTCCAACTAGACGTACGAGAACCTATTCCGC AACTGTACGAGCTTCTGAAGGACCAGTATACAAAGGAGTATGTAAATCCTTCTGCCGTTCCAAAGGACATGGCTTCGTCACACCTGAAGATGGAGGGCCGGATATCTTTGTACACATTTCTGA TATTGAAGGGGAATATGTCCTTGTAGAAGGTGATGAAGTCACTTACAAAGTCTGCACCATTCCTCCAAAGCATGAGAAAAAACAGGCGGTGGAACTTATGATCACACACTTAGCTCCAGGAACAAAGCACGAGACTTGGTCCGGACACATCATCACTTCTTAG